From the Paramormyrops kingsleyae isolate MSU_618 chromosome 7, PKINGS_0.4, whole genome shotgun sequence genome, one window contains:
- the golga2 gene encoding golgin subfamily A member 2 isoform X5 yields MADQTRQTKLAAAKKKLKEFQQKSTPPTGGAGAKKKRKVKGGTDTPTEERRSPDSIQNLLKVLVSDHTLTNGVTLPPFINSQASSPDVDHTENSSEEPRPLSSTESLRQLSQQLNGLLSESQSSYVNGDSAVSPPNEKELEAQNQELATALDSSRLTNSQLSAKLDQLTQQTQELTDQLQKERKEFEQKFVKEQGAMREQLQVHIQTIGILVSEKSELQTALSYTQQAARQRTGEAEELGSRLQASKQRISELERTLSSVSTQQKQFEKHNKELEKERDNFRLEVYRLGQASEEANERSSELAEQLKLKLSENSAMQLNLEDLRKRLEMADLMIQQFSSQSGPPSANQQVAMLLEEKLQMEAHSAQLQESIAQLQRERDQYAAQIQQEALVWKEKTEQLLSQVTLLSKERDGFVEQVRELEAQITELKNSAVPLTQEVEPQAPAQPVGPSESEIALQESLGSMQQEKEALSLQYQAQVRDNEQLSRLCQEQEARLAELEREEERRATDAEDRRRMLEDVQSDKATLSRALTQNRELKEQLAELQNGFVKLTNENMELTSGLQSEQHVKKELARKMGQLQEDLHHVREQLAAKSQEAQAALEQRDQYLVHLQQYTASYQQLASEREEVTRHLLQQTQLMDRLQHDEVQGKVQLEISHKQLEQAQDKLDQLVKDNEDLKMEVRELLSSTALAIETRDQGDGLESRPFQESFQTSSIAIPDDFDSQEDMAAFLRSTVSQLEGERDKALRRMEEEQRLRQAALHQVATLSQEQQQHQQHSPHASTEASTDGVPVEVHEALRAAMEKLQLRFTTLMQEKVDLKERVEELEHRCIQLSGETDTIGEYIALYQNQRAIMKQRHMEKDQYINMLAKDKEEMKAKLAELQELVLRLVDERNEWHSRYMGITGDPDLLPDSTATAALGAHRRMELNAVDGPESMDLSSVDFAADPALMSEVDGPQGTMESSGVPTLRPREDGTARQIMQLLQEIQNPQPVPFLGENPCIPFFYRPDEHDEVKILVV; encoded by the exons ATGGCAGACCAGACCAGGCAAACCAAACTCGCCGCGGCCAAGAAAAAG CTGAAGGAGTTTCAGCAAAAGAGCACACCTCCAACTGGGGGTGCGGGGGcgaagaagaagaggaaggtCAAGGGAGGGACTGACACGCCCACCGAGGAGAGGAGGTCCCCCGACAGC ATTCAGAACCTTCTGAAAGTTCTGGTGTCTGATCATACTCTGACTAATGGGGTCACTCTTCCTCCGTTTATTAACAGCCAG GCCTCCAGCCCTGATGTAGACCACACTGAAAACTCATCGGAGGAGCCCAG GCCGCTGTCGTCCACGGAAAGCCTGCGGCAGCTCTCTCAGCAGCTCAACGGCCTACTGTCCGAG TCCCAGTCATCGTATGTGAATGGCGACAGTGCCGTATCGCCCCCCAATGAAAAAGAACTTGAG GCTCAAAACCAGGAGCTGGCAACCGCCCTCGACTCCAGCCGTCTAACAAACAGCCAGCTCAGTGCAAAGCTAGACCAGTTG ACACAACAGACTCAGGAATTGACTGACCAACTTCAGAAG GAGCGCAAAGAGTTTGAGCAGAAGTTTGTGAAGGAGCAGGGAGCCATGAGAGAGCAGCTGCAG GTCCACATTCAGACCATTGGCATCCTTGTGTCAGAGAAGTCGGAGCTGCAGACGGCCCTATCCTACACCCAGCAGGCTGCCAGGCAAAGGACAG GGGAGGCCGAGGAGCTGGGCTCCCGCCTGCAGGCCAGCAAGCAGAGGATCTCGGAGCTGGAGAGGACGCTCTCATCCGTGTCCACGCAGCAGAAGCAGTTTGAGAAG CATAACAAAGAGCTTGAAAAAGAGAGGGACAACTTCAGACTTGAAGTCTACAGACTCGG tcaggcGAGCGAAGAGGCCAATGAGAGGAGCTCGGAACTGGCTGAGCagctgaagctgaagctgagCGAGAACTCGGCCATGCAGCTTAACCTGGAAGACCTGCGCAAGAGGCTGGAGATGGCCGACCTCATGATCCAGCAG TTCTCCAGCCAGTCTGGTCCTCCTAGTGCGAACCAGCAGGTGGCGATGCTTCTGGAGGAGAAGCTGCAGATGGAGGCTCATTCAGCACAG CTGCAGGAGTCCATTGCACAGCTGCAGAGGGAGAGGGACCAGTATGCCGCACAGatccagcaggaggcgctggtGTGGAAGGAGAAGACAGAGCAGCTGCTGTCCCAG GTGACCCTGTTGTCCAAAGAGAGAGATGGCTTTGTGGAGCAGGTCCGGGAGCTGGAGGCCCAGATCACAGAGCTGAAGAACAGTGCAG TGCCGTTGACCCAAGAAGTAGAGCCCCAGGCCCCTGCCCAGCCGGTGGGTCCCTCAGAGAGCGAGATAGCCCTCCAGGAGTCCCTGGGCAGCATGCAGCAGGAGAAGGAGGCCCTCAGTCTGCAGTACCAAGCCCAG GTCCGAGACAATGAGCAGCTGAGTCGGCTGTGTCAGGAGCAGGAGGCCCGGCTGGCTGAGCTGGAGCGCGAGGAGGAGCGGCGGGCCACAGACGCGGAGGACCGGCGCCGCATGCTGGAGGACGTACAGAGCGACAAGGCCACACTGAGCCGGGCGCTCACCCAGAACCGCGAGCTGAAGGAGCAgctggctgagctgcagaaCGGCTTCGTCAAGCTG ACCAATGAGAACATGGAGCTGACCAGTGGACTGCAGTCAGAGCAGCATGTGAAGAAGGAACTGGCTCGCAAGATGGGGCAACTGCAGGAGGACTTGCACCATGTCAGGGAACAG CTTGCGGCCAAGAGCCAGGAGGCCCAGGCGGCGCTAGAGCAGCGGGACCAGTACCTGGTGCACCTGCAGCAGTATACGGCCAGCTACCAGCAACTGGCGTCCGAGCGCGAGGAGGTGACCCGGCACCTCCTGCAGCAGACGCAGCTGATGGACAGGCTGCAGCATGACGAGGTGCAGGGCAAGGTGCAGCTGGAGATCAGCCACAAGCAGCTGGAGCAGGCCCAG GATAAGCTAGACCAGCTGGTCAAAGACAACGAAGATCTGAAGATGGAGGTTCGGGAGCTGCTGAGCAGCACAGCGCTGGCTATAGAGACCCGTGACCAAG GTGATGGGCTGGAAAGCCGGCCATTTCAAGAGAGCTTCCAGACGTCCTCCATCGCCATCCCGGATGACTTTGACAGTCAGGAGGACATGGCAGCCTTCCTGCGCTCAACAGTGTCCCAGCTGGAGGGCGAGCGGGACAAGGCACTCCGGAggatggaggaggagcagcGCCTGCGGCAGGCAGCCCTACACCAGGTGGCGACGCTGAGTcaagagcagcagcagcatcagcagCACAGCCCCCATGCAAGCACAG AGGCCAGCACCGATGGCGTGCCGGTGGAAGTGCACGAGGCGCTGCGGGCGGCCATGGAGAAGCTGCAGCTGCGCTTCACGACCCTCATGCAGGAGAAGGTTGACCTGAAGGAGCGGGTGGAGGAGCTGGAGCACCGCTGCATCCAGCTGTCCGGGGAGACGGACACCATCG gcGAGTACATCGCCCTCTACCAGAACCAAAGAGCCATCATGAAGCAGAGGCACATGGAAAAGGACCAGTACATCAACATGCTGGCCAAAGACAAAGAGGAGATGAAG GCCAAGTTggcggagctgcaggagctggtgCTGCGGCTGGTGGACGAGCGGAACGAGTGGCACAGCCGCTATATGGGCATCACGGGCGACCCCGACCTGCTACCCGACAGCACGGCCACGGCCGCCCTCGGCGCCCACAGGCGTATGGAGCTCAACGCTGTGGACGGACCAG AGTCCATGGACTTGAGCTCAGTGGACTTTGCGGCCGATCCCGCACTCATGTCAGAGGTTGATGGCCCCCAGGGGACGATGGAGAGCTCTGGGGTGCCGACGCTTCGCCCCCGGGAGGACGGCACCGCTCGACAAATcatgcagctgctgcaggagatCCAGAACCCCCAGCCGGTGCCGTTCCTGGGCGAGAACCCCTGCATCCCGTTCTTCTACCGTCCCGATGAGCATGATGAGGTCAAGATCCTGGTGGTCTAA
- the golga2 gene encoding golgin subfamily A member 2 isoform X6, producing the protein MADQTRQTKLAAAKKKLKEFQQKSTPPTGGAGAKKKRKVKGGTDTPTEERRSPDSASSPDVDHTENSSEEPRPLSSTESLRQLSQQLNGLLSESQSSYVNGDSAVSPPNEKELEAQNQELATALDSSRLTNSQLSAKLDQLTQQTQELTDQLQKERKEFEQKFVKEQGAMREQLQVHIQTIGILVSEKSELQTALSYTQQAARQRTGEAEELGSRLQASKQRISELERTLSSVSTQQKQFEKHNKELEKERDNFRLEVYRLGQASEEANERSSELAEQLKLKLSENSAMQLNLEDLRKRLEMADLMIQQFSSQSGPPSANQQVAMLLEEKLQMEAHSAQLQESIAQLQRERDQYAAQIQQEALVWKEKTEQLLSQVTLLSKERDGFVEQVRELEAQITELKNSAVPLTQEVEPQAPAQPVGPSESEIALQESLGSMQQEKEALSLQYQAQVRDNEQLSRLCQEQEARLAELEREEERRATDAEDRRRMLEDVQSDKATLSRALTQNRELKEQLAELQNGFVKLTNENMELTSGLQSEQHVKKELARKMGQLQEDLHHVREQLAAKSQEAQAALEQRDQYLVHLQQYTASYQQLASEREEVTRHLLQQTQLMDRLQHDEVQGKVQLEISHKQLEQAQDKLDQLVKDNEDLKMEVRELLSSTALAIETRDQGDGLESRPFQESFQTSSIAIPDDFDSQEDMAAFLRSTVSQLEGERDKALRRMEEEQRLRQAALHQVATLSQEQQQHQQHSPHASTEASTDGVPVEVHEALRAAMEKLQLRFTTLMQEKVDLKERVEELEHRCIQLSGETDTIGEYIALYQNQRAIMKQRHMEKDQYINMLAKDKEEMKAKLAELQELVLRLVDERNEWHSRYMGITGDPDLLPDSTATAALGAHRRMELNAVDGPESMDLSSVDFAADPALMSEVDGPQGTMESSGVPTLRPREDGTARQIMQLLQEIQNPQPVPFLGENPCIPFFYRPDEHDEVKILVV; encoded by the exons ATGGCAGACCAGACCAGGCAAACCAAACTCGCCGCGGCCAAGAAAAAG CTGAAGGAGTTTCAGCAAAAGAGCACACCTCCAACTGGGGGTGCGGGGGcgaagaagaagaggaaggtCAAGGGAGGGACTGACACGCCCACCGAGGAGAGGAGGTCCCCCGACAGC GCCTCCAGCCCTGATGTAGACCACACTGAAAACTCATCGGAGGAGCCCAG GCCGCTGTCGTCCACGGAAAGCCTGCGGCAGCTCTCTCAGCAGCTCAACGGCCTACTGTCCGAG TCCCAGTCATCGTATGTGAATGGCGACAGTGCCGTATCGCCCCCCAATGAAAAAGAACTTGAG GCTCAAAACCAGGAGCTGGCAACCGCCCTCGACTCCAGCCGTCTAACAAACAGCCAGCTCAGTGCAAAGCTAGACCAGTTG ACACAACAGACTCAGGAATTGACTGACCAACTTCAGAAG GAGCGCAAAGAGTTTGAGCAGAAGTTTGTGAAGGAGCAGGGAGCCATGAGAGAGCAGCTGCAG GTCCACATTCAGACCATTGGCATCCTTGTGTCAGAGAAGTCGGAGCTGCAGACGGCCCTATCCTACACCCAGCAGGCTGCCAGGCAAAGGACAG GGGAGGCCGAGGAGCTGGGCTCCCGCCTGCAGGCCAGCAAGCAGAGGATCTCGGAGCTGGAGAGGACGCTCTCATCCGTGTCCACGCAGCAGAAGCAGTTTGAGAAG CATAACAAAGAGCTTGAAAAAGAGAGGGACAACTTCAGACTTGAAGTCTACAGACTCGG tcaggcGAGCGAAGAGGCCAATGAGAGGAGCTCGGAACTGGCTGAGCagctgaagctgaagctgagCGAGAACTCGGCCATGCAGCTTAACCTGGAAGACCTGCGCAAGAGGCTGGAGATGGCCGACCTCATGATCCAGCAG TTCTCCAGCCAGTCTGGTCCTCCTAGTGCGAACCAGCAGGTGGCGATGCTTCTGGAGGAGAAGCTGCAGATGGAGGCTCATTCAGCACAG CTGCAGGAGTCCATTGCACAGCTGCAGAGGGAGAGGGACCAGTATGCCGCACAGatccagcaggaggcgctggtGTGGAAGGAGAAGACAGAGCAGCTGCTGTCCCAG GTGACCCTGTTGTCCAAAGAGAGAGATGGCTTTGTGGAGCAGGTCCGGGAGCTGGAGGCCCAGATCACAGAGCTGAAGAACAGTGCAG TGCCGTTGACCCAAGAAGTAGAGCCCCAGGCCCCTGCCCAGCCGGTGGGTCCCTCAGAGAGCGAGATAGCCCTCCAGGAGTCCCTGGGCAGCATGCAGCAGGAGAAGGAGGCCCTCAGTCTGCAGTACCAAGCCCAG GTCCGAGACAATGAGCAGCTGAGTCGGCTGTGTCAGGAGCAGGAGGCCCGGCTGGCTGAGCTGGAGCGCGAGGAGGAGCGGCGGGCCACAGACGCGGAGGACCGGCGCCGCATGCTGGAGGACGTACAGAGCGACAAGGCCACACTGAGCCGGGCGCTCACCCAGAACCGCGAGCTGAAGGAGCAgctggctgagctgcagaaCGGCTTCGTCAAGCTG ACCAATGAGAACATGGAGCTGACCAGTGGACTGCAGTCAGAGCAGCATGTGAAGAAGGAACTGGCTCGCAAGATGGGGCAACTGCAGGAGGACTTGCACCATGTCAGGGAACAG CTTGCGGCCAAGAGCCAGGAGGCCCAGGCGGCGCTAGAGCAGCGGGACCAGTACCTGGTGCACCTGCAGCAGTATACGGCCAGCTACCAGCAACTGGCGTCCGAGCGCGAGGAGGTGACCCGGCACCTCCTGCAGCAGACGCAGCTGATGGACAGGCTGCAGCATGACGAGGTGCAGGGCAAGGTGCAGCTGGAGATCAGCCACAAGCAGCTGGAGCAGGCCCAG GATAAGCTAGACCAGCTGGTCAAAGACAACGAAGATCTGAAGATGGAGGTTCGGGAGCTGCTGAGCAGCACAGCGCTGGCTATAGAGACCCGTGACCAAG GTGATGGGCTGGAAAGCCGGCCATTTCAAGAGAGCTTCCAGACGTCCTCCATCGCCATCCCGGATGACTTTGACAGTCAGGAGGACATGGCAGCCTTCCTGCGCTCAACAGTGTCCCAGCTGGAGGGCGAGCGGGACAAGGCACTCCGGAggatggaggaggagcagcGCCTGCGGCAGGCAGCCCTACACCAGGTGGCGACGCTGAGTcaagagcagcagcagcatcagcagCACAGCCCCCATGCAAGCACAG AGGCCAGCACCGATGGCGTGCCGGTGGAAGTGCACGAGGCGCTGCGGGCGGCCATGGAGAAGCTGCAGCTGCGCTTCACGACCCTCATGCAGGAGAAGGTTGACCTGAAGGAGCGGGTGGAGGAGCTGGAGCACCGCTGCATCCAGCTGTCCGGGGAGACGGACACCATCG gcGAGTACATCGCCCTCTACCAGAACCAAAGAGCCATCATGAAGCAGAGGCACATGGAAAAGGACCAGTACATCAACATGCTGGCCAAAGACAAAGAGGAGATGAAG GCCAAGTTggcggagctgcaggagctggtgCTGCGGCTGGTGGACGAGCGGAACGAGTGGCACAGCCGCTATATGGGCATCACGGGCGACCCCGACCTGCTACCCGACAGCACGGCCACGGCCGCCCTCGGCGCCCACAGGCGTATGGAGCTCAACGCTGTGGACGGACCAG AGTCCATGGACTTGAGCTCAGTGGACTTTGCGGCCGATCCCGCACTCATGTCAGAGGTTGATGGCCCCCAGGGGACGATGGAGAGCTCTGGGGTGCCGACGCTTCGCCCCCGGGAGGACGGCACCGCTCGACAAATcatgcagctgctgcaggagatCCAGAACCCCCAGCCGGTGCCGTTCCTGGGCGAGAACCCCTGCATCCCGTTCTTCTACCGTCCCGATGAGCATGATGAGGTCAAGATCCTGGTGGTCTAA
- the golga2 gene encoding golgin subfamily A member 2 isoform X3 → MADQTRQTKLAAAKKKLKEFQQKSTPPTGGAGAKKKRKVKGGTDTPTEERRSPDSALSDGGGRGSPDVPAPEGPHGEPAYSLPTPNFANAANSECTGSTTVAQASSPDVDHTENSSEEPRPLSSTESLRQLSQQLNGLLSESQSSYVNGDSAVSPPNEKELEAQNQELATALDSSRLTNSQLSAKLDQLTQQTQELTDQLQKERKEFEQKFVKEQGAMREQLQVHIQTIGILVSEKSELQTALSYTQQAARQRTGEAEELGSRLQASKQRISELERTLSSVSTQQKQFEKHNKELEKERDNFRLEVYRLGQASEEANERSSELAEQLKLKLSENSAMQLNLEDLRKRLEMADLMIQQFSSQSGPPSANQQVAMLLEEKLQMEAHSAQLQESIAQLQRERDQYAAQIQQEALVWKEKTEQLLSQVTLLSKERDGFVEQVRELEAQITELKNSAVPLTQEVEPQAPAQPVGPSESEIALQESLGSMQQEKEALSLQYQAQVRDNEQLSRLCQEQEARLAELEREEERRATDAEDRRRMLEDVQSDKATLSRALTQNRELKEQLAELQNGFVKLTNENMELTSGLQSEQHVKKELARKMGQLQEDLHHVREQLAAKSQEAQAALEQRDQYLVHLQQYTASYQQLASEREEVTRHLLQQTQLMDRLQHDEVQGKVQLEISHKQLEQAQDKLDQLVKDNEDLKMEVRELLSSTALAIETRDQGDGLESRPFQESFQTSSIAIPDDFDSQEDMAAFLRSTVSQLEGERDKALRRMEEEQRLRQAALHQVATLSQEQQQHQQHSPHASTEASTDGVPVEVHEALRAAMEKLQLRFTTLMQEKVDLKERVEELEHRCIQLSGETDTIGEYIALYQNQRAIMKQRHMEKDQYINMLAKDKEEMKAKLAELQELVLRLVDERNEWHSRYMGITGDPDLLPDSTATAALGAHRRMELNAVDGPESMDLSSVDFAADPALMSEVDGPQGTMESSGVPTLRPREDGTARQIMQLLQEIQNPQPVPFLGENPCIPFFYRPDEHDEVKILVV, encoded by the exons ATGGCAGACCAGACCAGGCAAACCAAACTCGCCGCGGCCAAGAAAAAG CTGAAGGAGTTTCAGCAAAAGAGCACACCTCCAACTGGGGGTGCGGGGGcgaagaagaagaggaaggtCAAGGGAGGGACTGACACGCCCACCGAGGAGAGGAGGTCCCCCGACAGC GCTCTGAGTGACGGGGGCGGCCGGGGGTCCCCGGACGTCCCGGCCCCAGAGGGCCCGCACGGGGAGCCTGCCTACAGCTTGCCCACCCCTAACTTCGCTAACGCCGCTAATTCTGAATGTACTGGCAGCACTACCGTGGCCCAG GCCTCCAGCCCTGATGTAGACCACACTGAAAACTCATCGGAGGAGCCCAG GCCGCTGTCGTCCACGGAAAGCCTGCGGCAGCTCTCTCAGCAGCTCAACGGCCTACTGTCCGAG TCCCAGTCATCGTATGTGAATGGCGACAGTGCCGTATCGCCCCCCAATGAAAAAGAACTTGAG GCTCAAAACCAGGAGCTGGCAACCGCCCTCGACTCCAGCCGTCTAACAAACAGCCAGCTCAGTGCAAAGCTAGACCAGTTG ACACAACAGACTCAGGAATTGACTGACCAACTTCAGAAG GAGCGCAAAGAGTTTGAGCAGAAGTTTGTGAAGGAGCAGGGAGCCATGAGAGAGCAGCTGCAG GTCCACATTCAGACCATTGGCATCCTTGTGTCAGAGAAGTCGGAGCTGCAGACGGCCCTATCCTACACCCAGCAGGCTGCCAGGCAAAGGACAG GGGAGGCCGAGGAGCTGGGCTCCCGCCTGCAGGCCAGCAAGCAGAGGATCTCGGAGCTGGAGAGGACGCTCTCATCCGTGTCCACGCAGCAGAAGCAGTTTGAGAAG CATAACAAAGAGCTTGAAAAAGAGAGGGACAACTTCAGACTTGAAGTCTACAGACTCGG tcaggcGAGCGAAGAGGCCAATGAGAGGAGCTCGGAACTGGCTGAGCagctgaagctgaagctgagCGAGAACTCGGCCATGCAGCTTAACCTGGAAGACCTGCGCAAGAGGCTGGAGATGGCCGACCTCATGATCCAGCAG TTCTCCAGCCAGTCTGGTCCTCCTAGTGCGAACCAGCAGGTGGCGATGCTTCTGGAGGAGAAGCTGCAGATGGAGGCTCATTCAGCACAG CTGCAGGAGTCCATTGCACAGCTGCAGAGGGAGAGGGACCAGTATGCCGCACAGatccagcaggaggcgctggtGTGGAAGGAGAAGACAGAGCAGCTGCTGTCCCAG GTGACCCTGTTGTCCAAAGAGAGAGATGGCTTTGTGGAGCAGGTCCGGGAGCTGGAGGCCCAGATCACAGAGCTGAAGAACAGTGCAG TGCCGTTGACCCAAGAAGTAGAGCCCCAGGCCCCTGCCCAGCCGGTGGGTCCCTCAGAGAGCGAGATAGCCCTCCAGGAGTCCCTGGGCAGCATGCAGCAGGAGAAGGAGGCCCTCAGTCTGCAGTACCAAGCCCAG GTCCGAGACAATGAGCAGCTGAGTCGGCTGTGTCAGGAGCAGGAGGCCCGGCTGGCTGAGCTGGAGCGCGAGGAGGAGCGGCGGGCCACAGACGCGGAGGACCGGCGCCGCATGCTGGAGGACGTACAGAGCGACAAGGCCACACTGAGCCGGGCGCTCACCCAGAACCGCGAGCTGAAGGAGCAgctggctgagctgcagaaCGGCTTCGTCAAGCTG ACCAATGAGAACATGGAGCTGACCAGTGGACTGCAGTCAGAGCAGCATGTGAAGAAGGAACTGGCTCGCAAGATGGGGCAACTGCAGGAGGACTTGCACCATGTCAGGGAACAG CTTGCGGCCAAGAGCCAGGAGGCCCAGGCGGCGCTAGAGCAGCGGGACCAGTACCTGGTGCACCTGCAGCAGTATACGGCCAGCTACCAGCAACTGGCGTCCGAGCGCGAGGAGGTGACCCGGCACCTCCTGCAGCAGACGCAGCTGATGGACAGGCTGCAGCATGACGAGGTGCAGGGCAAGGTGCAGCTGGAGATCAGCCACAAGCAGCTGGAGCAGGCCCAG GATAAGCTAGACCAGCTGGTCAAAGACAACGAAGATCTGAAGATGGAGGTTCGGGAGCTGCTGAGCAGCACAGCGCTGGCTATAGAGACCCGTGACCAAG GTGATGGGCTGGAAAGCCGGCCATTTCAAGAGAGCTTCCAGACGTCCTCCATCGCCATCCCGGATGACTTTGACAGTCAGGAGGACATGGCAGCCTTCCTGCGCTCAACAGTGTCCCAGCTGGAGGGCGAGCGGGACAAGGCACTCCGGAggatggaggaggagcagcGCCTGCGGCAGGCAGCCCTACACCAGGTGGCGACGCTGAGTcaagagcagcagcagcatcagcagCACAGCCCCCATGCAAGCACAG AGGCCAGCACCGATGGCGTGCCGGTGGAAGTGCACGAGGCGCTGCGGGCGGCCATGGAGAAGCTGCAGCTGCGCTTCACGACCCTCATGCAGGAGAAGGTTGACCTGAAGGAGCGGGTGGAGGAGCTGGAGCACCGCTGCATCCAGCTGTCCGGGGAGACGGACACCATCG gcGAGTACATCGCCCTCTACCAGAACCAAAGAGCCATCATGAAGCAGAGGCACATGGAAAAGGACCAGTACATCAACATGCTGGCCAAAGACAAAGAGGAGATGAAG GCCAAGTTggcggagctgcaggagctggtgCTGCGGCTGGTGGACGAGCGGAACGAGTGGCACAGCCGCTATATGGGCATCACGGGCGACCCCGACCTGCTACCCGACAGCACGGCCACGGCCGCCCTCGGCGCCCACAGGCGTATGGAGCTCAACGCTGTGGACGGACCAG AGTCCATGGACTTGAGCTCAGTGGACTTTGCGGCCGATCCCGCACTCATGTCAGAGGTTGATGGCCCCCAGGGGACGATGGAGAGCTCTGGGGTGCCGACGCTTCGCCCCCGGGAGGACGGCACCGCTCGACAAATcatgcagctgctgcaggagatCCAGAACCCCCAGCCGGTGCCGTTCCTGGGCGAGAACCCCTGCATCCCGTTCTTCTACCGTCCCGATGAGCATGATGAGGTCAAGATCCTGGTGGTCTAA